A single Actinomadura algeriensis DNA region contains:
- a CDS encoding glycosyltransferase, translated as MTERRPRLLYLAFYFPPSRASGVYRPRATANRLTELGWDVTVFAAPLPFLYDTIGSVDDELLETIDPRITLVRPELNRFAWQSNVREYSKFRGAFPQLAQSMYTWGQEHVFPEHYASWARDAVRRGLRAHARRRFDVVLATGNPFASFAAAWLFHRLTRVPYIIDYRDSWTLDQFGEQPRYEEGHPAWRWERRVLKSAASSLYVNDAQRSWHAERYPFAAGRMMTVLNGWDADTLPATVEPPPAARTAPGGHAPRFAFVGTVTKEQPIEELAEGFARAREHADMARAELDFYGYFGFFKDAGTALRKRFAAEPAEPGDDSDEHTLAPGVRYRGPVSKTALADVYRDSDVLVFLNGGGRYVTSGKIFEYMAAARPIVSVHTPGSAAEELLRGYPLWFTPGGLDPAAIAASMVEAAKAAAGLDERQVAEARAYADRFERNVALEPLVRRLDELAARRRAVRRARRGPEGAE; from the coding sequence ATGACCGAGCGGCGCCCGCGCCTGCTGTACCTGGCGTTCTACTTCCCGCCGTCGCGCGCCAGCGGCGTGTACCGTCCGCGCGCGACCGCGAACCGGCTGACGGAGCTGGGGTGGGACGTCACGGTGTTCGCGGCGCCGCTGCCGTTCCTCTACGACACGATCGGGTCGGTCGACGACGAGCTGCTGGAGACGATCGACCCGCGGATCACGCTCGTCCGGCCGGAGCTGAACCGGTTCGCCTGGCAGTCGAACGTGCGCGAGTACAGCAAGTTCCGCGGGGCGTTCCCGCAGCTCGCGCAGTCGATGTACACGTGGGGGCAGGAGCACGTGTTCCCGGAGCACTACGCGTCGTGGGCGCGCGACGCCGTCCGGCGGGGGCTGCGGGCGCACGCGCGCCGCAGGTTCGACGTCGTCCTCGCGACGGGCAACCCGTTCGCGTCGTTCGCCGCCGCGTGGCTGTTCCACCGGCTGACCCGCGTCCCGTACATCATCGACTACCGCGATTCCTGGACCCTCGACCAGTTCGGCGAGCAGCCCCGGTACGAGGAGGGGCACCCCGCCTGGCGGTGGGAGCGGCGGGTGCTGAAGTCCGCGGCGAGCTCCCTGTACGTGAACGACGCGCAGCGTTCCTGGCACGCCGAGCGCTACCCGTTCGCGGCCGGCCGCATGATGACGGTCCTGAACGGGTGGGACGCCGACACGCTGCCGGCGACCGTGGAACCGCCCCCGGCCGCGCGGACGGCGCCGGGCGGGCACGCGCCCCGGTTCGCGTTCGTCGGCACGGTCACCAAGGAGCAGCCGATCGAGGAGCTGGCCGAGGGGTTCGCCCGCGCCCGCGAGCATGCCGACATGGCCCGCGCCGAACTCGACTTCTACGGATATTTCGGGTTCTTCAAGGACGCGGGCACCGCCCTCCGCAAGCGATTCGCCGCCGAACCCGCCGAACCCGGCGACGACTCCGACGAGCACACCCTCGCCCCGGGCGTGCGCTACCGGGGGCCCGTGTCGAAGACGGCGCTCGCCGACGTCTACCGGGACTCCGACGTCCTCGTCTTCCTCAACGGCGGCGGACGGTACGTGACGTCCGGGAAGATCTTCGAGTACATGGCGGCGGCCCGCCCCATCGTGTCGGTCCACACGCCCGGTTCGGCGGCCGAGGAACTGCTGCGCGGCTACCCGCTGTGGTTCACCCCCGGCGGCCTCGACCCCGCGGCCATCGCCGCATCGATGGTCGAGGCGGCGAAGGCCGCGGCCGGACTGGACGAGCGGCAGGTGGCCGAGGCCCGCGCCTACGCCGACCGTTTCGAGCGGAACGTGGCGCTGGAGCCGCTGGTGCGGCGCCTCGACGAACTGGCCGCGCGCCGGCGGGCCGTGCGGCGCGCGCGGCGCGGACCGGAGGGGGCCGAGTGA